In the Acidovorax sp. A79 genome, one interval contains:
- a CDS encoding SIS domain-containing protein yields MLEQRIQQHFIDSADLKYQAAQVLSHPIAAAVQAVLACVTSGGKVLACGNGPSAAEAQQFAAFCVAGFERDRPELAALALTSDSTLLTAATGGSHDAAQQFARQVRALGQAGDVLLALSVTGNDANLLAAAEAAHERDMTVVVLTGRTGGKLAALLRETDVLISVPHDRAARVREVHALVLHCLSDGVDAQLLGEQEIPL; encoded by the coding sequence ATGCTTGAGCAACGCATCCAACAGCATTTCATCGACAGCGCCGACCTGAAGTACCAGGCCGCGCAGGTTCTGAGCCACCCCATCGCCGCCGCCGTGCAGGCCGTGCTGGCCTGCGTGACCAGCGGCGGCAAGGTGCTGGCCTGCGGCAACGGCCCCTCGGCCGCCGAGGCGCAGCAGTTCGCCGCGTTCTGCGTGGCCGGTTTCGAGCGCGACCGGCCCGAGCTGGCCGCGCTGGCCCTCACCTCCGACAGCACGCTGCTCACGGCCGCCACGGGTGGCAGCCACGATGCGGCGCAGCAGTTTGCGCGCCAGGTGCGAGCGCTGGGCCAGGCGGGCGACGTGCTGCTGGCGCTGTCGGTCACCGGCAATGACGCCAACCTGCTGGCCGCCGCCGAGGCCGCCCACGAGCGTGACATGACCGTGGTGGTGCTGACCGGCCGCACGGGCGGCAAGCTGGCCGCCCTGCTGCGCGAGACCGATGTGTTGATCAGCGTTCCGCACGACCGCGCCGCGCGCGTGCGCGAAGTCCATGCCCTGGTGCTGCATTGCCTGAGCGATGGCGTGGACGCCCAGTTACTTGGCGAACAGGAGATTCCCCTATGA
- a CDS encoding BON domain-containing protein: MKQTTLKRTRRTVCTVLAAAALVTGLSACAPLIVGGAVVGGVMAVDRRTTGTQIEDEGIELRAANRIRETLGDRAHVNVTSYNRQALLTGEVPNAQDRQTVEQIVSQVENTRSVVNDLAVMPASSLSQRSNDTFITGKVRASLVDAQDISANSFKVVTERNIVYLMGRVSQREANRATEIARGVSGVSKVVRVFEIVSEEELRRIAPQPAPVTTDNSASPGG, from the coding sequence ATGAAGCAAACCACCCTGAAACGTACCCGGCGCACCGTGTGCACGGTGCTGGCCGCCGCCGCGCTGGTCACGGGCCTGTCGGCCTGCGCGCCGTTGATCGTGGGCGGCGCTGTCGTGGGCGGCGTGATGGCCGTGGACCGCCGCACGACCGGCACGCAGATCGAGGACGAAGGCATCGAGCTGCGCGCCGCCAACCGCATCCGCGAAACCCTGGGCGACCGCGCCCATGTCAACGTGACCAGCTACAACCGCCAGGCCCTGCTGACCGGCGAGGTGCCGAACGCCCAGGACCGCCAGACCGTCGAGCAGATCGTGTCGCAGGTGGAGAACACGCGCTCGGTCGTCAATGACCTGGCCGTGATGCCCGCCAGCAGCCTGAGCCAGCGCTCCAACGACACCTTCATCACCGGCAAGGTGCGCGCCAGCCTGGTGGACGCCCAGGACATCTCGGCGAATTCCTTCAAGGTGGTGACCGAGCGCAACATCGTCTATCTGATGGGCCGCGTGTCGCAGCGCGAGGCCAACCGCGCCACCGAGATCGCCCGGGGCGTGAGCGGCGTGAGCAAGGTCGTGCGCGTGTTCGAGATCGTCTCGGAAGAAGAGCTGCGCCGCATCGCGCCGCAGCCCGCGCCAGTGACCACCGACAACAG
- a CDS encoding YraN family protein, which produces MKFLGKRKPAEAPGPAAKPATTRERGNAAEDQALAHLQAAGLQLVQRNYRTPGRGGGEIDLVMRARDGTLVFVEVRSRAGRAFGGAGASIGATKQRRIIFAARHYLLRLPSPPPCRFDVVLVEESVQWLQAAFDAQ; this is translated from the coding sequence ATGAAATTCCTTGGAAAGAGAAAACCGGCGGAAGCCCCTGGCCCGGCCGCCAAACCCGCCACCACGCGCGAGCGCGGCAATGCGGCGGAAGACCAGGCCCTGGCCCACCTGCAGGCGGCGGGCCTGCAACTGGTGCAGCGCAATTATCGGACGCCCGGGCGCGGCGGCGGCGAGATCGACCTGGTGATGCGTGCACGGGACGGCACGCTCGTGTTCGTCGAGGTGCGCAGCCGCGCGGGCCGCGCGTTTGGCGGCGCAGGGGCCAGCATTGGCGCCACCAAGCAGCGGCGCATCATTTTCGCGGCCCGGCACTACCTGCTGCGCCTGCCTTCCCCGCCGCCGTGCCGCTTCGATGTGGTGCTGGTCGAGGAGTCCGTGCAGTGGCTGCAGGCCGCCTTCGATGCGCAGTAG